The following nucleotide sequence is from Erythrobacter aurantius.
CATAGTGAAGACGTCGCGCAGGATGCCGCCAACGCCCGTCGCCGCGCCCTGATACGGTTCGATGTAAGAGGGGTGGTTGTGGCTCTCCATCTTGAAGATCGCCGCTTGGCCATCACCGATGTCGATCACGCCCGCGTTCTCCCCCGGGCCGCAGATTACCCACGGTGCCTCTGTAGGCAGTTTCTTCAGGTGCAGGCGGCTCGACTTGTAGCTGCAATGCTCGGACCACATGACCGAGAAAATCCCGAGCTCTACAAGGTTGGGCTCGCGGCCAAGCGCATTGAGAACGCGCTCGTATTCCTCAGGCGAAAGGCCGTGCTGTTCGACGGTTTCAGGGGTGATCTGGCGGGTGTCTGTGGTCATGGGCGAAGCCCATAGGTCACAGTCTCGCCATCGCCAAGCCACGACGATGCATGAAGTAACGATTCTTCCCCACCCAGAACGCCAGCGCTGTCACCAGCGCAAACGCAAACAGCGCCTGAATGTAGAGGAAAAGACCTGCGGCATCCGGGTGCGGCGCAAACCAGTTGAACGCCTGCAACAGCAGCAGGACGGCCATCAGGATCAGGGGCTGGCCCAGCGGGCCGCGCGATCGCATGATGTAGAACAGGAAGGCGCCAAGCGTGATGCCGATTTCCAGTGGCATGGCGATTTGGGGAAAGTTCCACAGGCCAAGGCCATAGGTATCCGGTCCGCCTGCCAGAGTGAGATCGGGGCGGTGGGTCAGCCAGTCCAGCCCCCAGTGCGACAGCACAACGCCTGCCGTAAGCAACCCTGCAATACTGTCGCGGTGCCAGATCGCGACGCCAATCGCGAACACCAGCGCCCAGATCGCCGCCCCGGCAAGGCTGTGGGTGTAGGGCATGAAATAAAGGTCGAACGGCACCATCACCGTCGCATCGGGATCAATCCGCATTTTCTCGATGCCAACGGTGGCAAGGCCGAAGAACCCCCAGTCCACCAGCTGCGCGGCGACGAAATAGGTCCCCAGCTTGGGGCCGCGCGAATAGACGGCTGCAGCTAGGAATGCCGGTGCGAAATGACCAATGAACATGCGTGCGCCCCGTAGTTGTTATGTCAGTCGGTGTATTTGAGCGTGATCCAGGTAACGATCGCACTGGTCGTGCCGGTCGCAAACGCGCCCCATGCAATGTCGGCCAGCGTCACATGGGTTGCCCACACCTTGAACACCGCCTGGCTCGTCAGGTCGAATGTGGCGTAGCACAGCCCGCCCAATAGCACGCCGTTGAGCAGTGCCACGCTGACCTTGCCCGATTCGACGCCGGGGCGCACCGCGAACCAGATCGTCCCGAGCAGATAGATGACGTAGAAAGCGCCCGCTGCGATCATGTCGAATTCGTCGGCCATGATTTCGCCGATTACCGGGCGATAGAGATTGTCCGCGGCCCAGCGCAGCCACATAGCGTCCAGCAATCCGAAGATCACAGCCGCGCACAGCGTGGCGATTATCCACCTCATTTGATGCGTTTCCCCGTTTGTTTTTCGATTTGGCCGGCGATTGGACGGCTGAACCCCTTGATCGAACCTTGACCGGGCTTGGCTGCACCGTCAATGCTCCGCTGCATGGACGAGGGAAACAGTTCCGCCACCGGCGCGGATGACATTTCGCAATTGACCTTTGAGCAGGCGCTGGTTGCGCTGGAGGAAATCGTGCAGCAGCTTGAGCGCGGTGACGTCCCGCTCGACCAGTCGATTTCGCTTTACGAACGGGGCGAGAAATTGCGCAGCGCGTGCCAGCAAAGGCTCGATGCGGCGCAGGCCCGGATCGAGAAGATAGTTGCCGGGGCCGATGGCAGGCCCAGCGGCACCGTCCCGCTTGACGGAGGCAATTGAGGTGAACGTCGTCGGCGCCGAAGGAAACCAGCT
It contains:
- a CDS encoding metal-dependent hydrolase, with the translated sequence MFIGHFAPAFLAAAVYSRGPKLGTYFVAAQLVDWGFFGLATVGIEKMRIDPDATVMVPFDLYFMPYTHSLAGAAIWALVFAIGVAIWHRDSIAGLLTAGVVLSHWGLDWLTHRPDLTLAGGPDTYGLGLWNFPQIAMPLEIGITLGAFLFYIMRSRGPLGQPLILMAVLLLLQAFNWFAPHPDAAGLFLYIQALFAFALVTALAFWVGKNRYFMHRRGLAMARL
- a CDS encoding DUF2177 family protein, translating into MRWIIATLCAAVIFGLLDAMWLRWAADNLYRPVIGEIMADEFDMIAAGAFYVIYLLGTIWFAVRPGVESGKVSVALLNGVLLGGLCYATFDLTSQAVFKVWATHVTLADIAWGAFATGTTSAIVTWITLKYTD
- a CDS encoding exodeoxyribonuclease VII small subunit, whose protein sequence is MDEGNSSATGADDISQLTFEQALVALEEIVQQLERGDVPLDQSISLYERGEKLRSACQQRLDAAQARIEKIVAGADGRPSGTVPLDGGN